One genomic window of Coregonus clupeaformis isolate EN_2021a chromosome 12, ASM2061545v1, whole genome shotgun sequence includes the following:
- the LOC121577959 gene encoding vesicle-associated membrane protein-associated protein B has product MARQDQVLLLEPQHELKFRGPFSDVVNTTLKLANPTDRNVCFKVKTTAPRRYCVRPNSGVLDAGTSINVSVMLQPFDYDPNEKSKHKFMVQSMLAPPEMTDMEGVWKEAKPEELMDSKLRCVFELPAGNEKTHQDLDANKMTSSNLLKSESSTLSMKSMSSTLDDGEVKKIMEECKRLQMEAQRLREENKQIREDDGLRMRKSNVLSSSQHSSQSMVKEEGLSLRTVALIVLFFVVGVIIGKLVL; this is encoded by the exons ATGGCCAGACAAGATCAGGTCCTGCTCTTGGAGCCACAGCACGAACTGAAATTCCGAG GTCCCTTCTCGGATGTGGTCAACACCACCCTAAAGCTCGCCAACCCTACAGACAGGAATGTGTGCTTCAAAGTTAAGACGACGGCCCCGCGCCGTTACTGCGTCCGGCCAAACAGCGGCGTCCTCGACGCCGGCACCTCAATCAACGTCTCAG TGATGCTGCAGCCTTTCGACTACGACCCCAACGAGAAAAGCAAACACAAGTTCATGGTGCAGTCCATGCTGGCTCCCCCCGAAATGACGGACATGGAGGGAGTG tggaaGGAGGCAAAGCCAGAGGAGCTGATGGACTCCAAGCTGAGGTGTGTCTTTGAGCTGCCGGCGGGGAATGAGAAAACG CACCAGGACCTGGATGCCAACAAGATGACGTCGTCCAACCTGCTCAAGTCAGAGTCCTCCACACTGTCCATGAAATCCATGAGCTCCACCCTGGATGACGGCGAGGTAAAGAAGATCATGGAGGAGTGTAAGAGGCTGCAGATGGAGGCACAGCGGCTACGGGAAGAGAACAAACAGATCAGG gAAGATGATGGCCTGCGGATGAGGAAGAGCAATGTGTTGTCCTCCTCCCAGCACTCCTCCCAGTCCATGGTGAAGGAGGAGGGTCTTAGCCTGCGCACGGTGGCACTCATCGTGCTCTTCTTCGTGGTCGGAGTCATCATCGGCAAGTTGGTCTTGTAA